From the genome of Desulfofundulus luciae, one region includes:
- a CDS encoding TAXI family TRAP transporter solute-binding subunit, whose protein sequence is MKKRPVVAILTVILVIGLLSAGISGCGKKGGGESQPGQGSQKAYSFATAGTGGTYYPMGGAIASIVKEQGIDISVETSGGSAENLRLIQSGQTDMAWANASEIYWAWNGQEFFKDQKIQDFRLVAFAWGAAFHWAALKESGIKTVADFAGKTVSIGPQGSGSAIFGETFLKHMGLWDKVKVMYYPPEDMADGLKNRTLDVMGYFSRVPWSAITDVSALTPVNLIDAPSEGEQKGFGQKYPFYLIQEVKSGTYKGQEKDIKFYNNPVYLVVHKNVPEEVVYKMLQAIYSDSGQAKLRQTHKAGEDMTLQNALVGMDKLAVPLHPGAEKFFKEKGMTIPPNISSSS, encoded by the coding sequence ATGAAAAAGAGGCCCGTAGTGGCAATCCTCACGGTTATTTTGGTGATAGGTTTACTGTCTGCTGGTATTAGCGGATGCGGCAAAAAAGGTGGGGGAGAAAGTCAGCCTGGACAGGGAAGCCAGAAGGCCTACAGCTTTGCCACGGCTGGAACAGGTGGAACATATTATCCCATGGGTGGGGCCATAGCAAGCATTGTTAAAGAACAGGGTATTGATATTAGCGTGGAAACCAGCGGCGGTTCGGCAGAAAATTTGCGCCTGATTCAGTCCGGGCAAACCGATATGGCCTGGGCTAATGCTTCGGAAATATACTGGGCATGGAACGGTCAGGAATTCTTCAAAGATCAGAAAATCCAGGACTTCAGATTGGTCGCCTTTGCCTGGGGTGCTGCATTTCACTGGGCGGCCTTGAAGGAAAGTGGAATCAAGACAGTGGCTGACTTCGCGGGAAAAACTGTTTCTATTGGTCCCCAGGGTTCCGGATCAGCCATATTCGGTGAGACTTTCCTTAAGCACATGGGGCTATGGGACAAGGTCAAGGTAATGTACTATCCCCCGGAAGACATGGCTGACGGATTAAAGAACCGTACCCTTGATGTGATGGGGTATTTTTCCCGTGTTCCCTGGTCTGCCATTACAGATGTTTCGGCCCTGACACCGGTTAACCTGATTGATGCTCCTTCCGAAGGAGAGCAAAAAGGATTTGGACAAAAATACCCCTTCTACCTGATTCAAGAAGTGAAAAGTGGTACCTACAAGGGTCAGGAAAAGGATATAAAGTTTTATAACAACCCTGTCTACCTGGTGGTTCATAAGAATGTACCTGAGGAAGTTGTTTACAAGATGCTCCAGGCCATTTATTCCGACAGCGGTCAGGCAAAATTACGGCAAACGCACAAGGCCGGGGAGGACATGACGCTCCAAAATGCCCTGGTAGGAATGGACAAACTGGCAGTACCTCTCCATCCGGGAGCTGAGAAATTCTTTAAGGAAAAGGGCATGACTATTCCACCTAATATATCCAGCTCTTCTTAA
- a CDS encoding TRAP transporter permease: MFLTQTSSPAPPEGKDIEKMVEEYEGASARRTLSGPVGLFVAIVAGLFSLFYLYQSKFGIISPEANRGIYVGITVFLCLLLYPASKKSPRNRITILDAVLALLAVVVTVYFVINYGQMANRIGFVTTPDLIMGLIAIVLCIEATRRVTGNVLAVIAVIFVIYALFGPYFPGILSHKGFTLHRVAGFLFSSLYGIFGGVSAIFANFVFMFMLFGTFLEFSGAGKFFIDFPYSLLGRARGGPAKVAIVASGLMGSINGSAAANVVTTGTFTIPLMKRVGYKPHMAGAIEAVASTGGMLMPPIMGAGAFIMSEFTGISYWHIALVSFVPAFLYYMYLYLMVDYQARNLGLSGLPKSELPDPRHELKQGWYYLLPVAVVIYLLVKGYSPAATAFWGIVGSVALSWVRKDTRMGLKEIGNALVKGTVQSLTVGATVGTIGIIVGVVYLTGLALKFSSLLLALSGGILPLAILLVGVAAYVLGMGITATTSYVILAVLAAPALQELGVEVLPAHLIVYWMSLIGNINPPVCLAAFAGAAIAQADPMKTGWTAVRFGQPLYIIPFLFAYTPILFNGPTPEVIRAIAGAFLGIYMVAGFTQGYQLRKLSLVERILAGISAVMLCWPDIYTDIIGFVLMIMLILWQVITMRRQGSASADSAK, from the coding sequence GTGTTTCTGACTCAGACAAGCAGCCCTGCACCACCGGAAGGTAAGGATATAGAAAAAATGGTGGAAGAATATGAAGGGGCTTCAGCCAGGCGGACTCTTAGTGGCCCCGTTGGCTTGTTTGTTGCTATTGTGGCCGGCCTGTTTTCCCTGTTTTATCTCTACCAGTCGAAATTTGGCATTATTTCTCCTGAAGCTAACCGCGGAATTTACGTCGGTATAACCGTTTTCCTGTGCCTGCTGCTTTACCCGGCGAGCAAAAAATCCCCACGTAACCGCATAACTATCCTTGATGCCGTGCTGGCGTTGCTGGCCGTGGTCGTAACCGTTTATTTCGTAATAAACTACGGTCAGATGGCCAACCGCATTGGTTTTGTAACCACTCCCGATTTAATCATGGGGCTAATAGCCATTGTTTTGTGCATTGAGGCCACTCGCCGGGTAACCGGTAACGTCCTGGCAGTAATTGCTGTTATATTTGTTATTTATGCCCTGTTCGGACCCTATTTCCCCGGCATACTGTCCCATAAAGGCTTTACCCTGCACCGTGTAGCAGGTTTCCTCTTTTCCTCCCTGTACGGGATTTTTGGTGGCGTATCAGCCATTTTTGCCAACTTTGTATTTATGTTTATGCTTTTCGGGACATTCCTGGAGTTTTCCGGGGCAGGGAAGTTTTTTATTGACTTTCCATACAGCCTGCTCGGCAGGGCCAGGGGCGGTCCGGCCAAAGTGGCCATTGTGGCTTCCGGTTTGATGGGCTCCATCAACGGCAGTGCTGCGGCCAATGTAGTGACCACCGGCACCTTCACCATACCTTTGATGAAAAGGGTGGGCTACAAGCCCCATATGGCTGGTGCCATTGAAGCGGTGGCTTCCACCGGGGGCATGCTGATGCCCCCTATCATGGGAGCCGGTGCTTTTATAATGTCCGAATTCACCGGTATTTCCTACTGGCATATTGCGCTGGTGAGTTTTGTTCCGGCCTTCCTATATTACATGTACCTTTACCTGATGGTTGATTATCAGGCCAGAAACCTGGGATTATCGGGCTTGCCCAAAAGTGAACTGCCCGATCCCAGGCACGAACTGAAGCAGGGGTGGTACTACCTGCTTCCGGTGGCAGTGGTCATTTACTTGTTGGTGAAGGGTTATTCGCCGGCGGCGACTGCCTTCTGGGGTATTGTCGGTAGTGTGGCGCTAAGCTGGGTGCGCAAGGATACCCGCATGGGGCTGAAAGAAATCGGTAACGCCCTGGTGAAGGGTACGGTTCAATCCCTGACCGTGGGGGCAACGGTCGGTACCATCGGCATCATTGTGGGGGTTGTCTACCTCACCGGACTGGCCCTGAAGTTCTCCAGCCTGCTGCTGGCCCTTTCCGGCGGGATATTACCTTTGGCTATTTTGCTGGTCGGTGTTGCCGCTTACGTTCTGGGTATGGGTATTACCGCCACCACCTCCTACGTTATTTTGGCTGTCCTTGCGGCGCCGGCTTTGCAGGAACTGGGTGTTGAAGTGTTGCCAGCCCATTTAATCGTATACTGGATGAGCTTGATTGGCAATATCAACCCGCCCGTATGTCTGGCTGCTTTTGCCGGGGCTGCCATTGCCCAGGCGGATCCCATGAAAACAGGCTGGACGGCGGTACGCTTTGGCCAGCCGTTGTATATCATTCCCTTCTTGTTTGCCTATACACCTATCTTGTTTAATGGTCCCACTCCGGAAGTCATCCGGGCTATTGCCGGCGCCTTTTTAGGGATTTACATGGTGGCCGGGTTTACACAGGGCTATCAGTTGCGCAAGCTTAGCTTAGTAGAAAGGATACTTGCCGGCATATCGGCGGTAATGCTGTGTTGGCCAGATATTTATACAGATATAATCGGCTTTGTGCTGATGATCATGTTGATATTGTGGCAAGTGATTACCATGCGGCGTCAGGGGTCAGCTTCTGCCGATTCTGCTAAATAA
- a CDS encoding ArsB/NhaD family transporter, with translation MSAQVQVIFATAVFLLTYAVIVSEKIHRAVAALVGAALLALTGIMNLEEAVHAIDFNTIGLLVGMMIIVGITRRTGVFEYLAVKAARRAKGEPLRILAALSLVTAVLSAFLDNVTTVLLIVPVTFAIAGQLQISPIPFLIAEIIASNIGGTATLIGDPPNIMIGSQTHLGFMDFVINLTPVVVVIYILTIFCLRIIYRRQLVSRPELQEKIMRMNEKDEIKDPVLLKKCLVVLCLTIAGFVLHQFLHLESSVIALSGASLLLLLTREDPEHVLHAVEWPVIFFFVGLFIVVGALEKVGVIEAVARFSLEITRGQLMPAAMLILWVSALASAFVDNIPFVATMIPLIHDMGRLGQMGNLDLLWWALSLGACLGGNGTAIGASANVVVIGMAEKRGVLITFISYLKVAFPLMLMSIIVSTVYLLFWYHYHGLISLVGTLVVGVVLGVLSIPLNKFLFSENKLSQGGLVKHKQI, from the coding sequence ATGTCAGCGCAGGTCCAGGTTATCTTTGCCACTGCCGTATTCCTGCTAACTTACGCTGTCATTGTTTCGGAAAAAATTCATCGGGCAGTGGCTGCCCTGGTGGGGGCCGCACTTTTGGCCCTCACCGGGATCATGAACCTCGAAGAGGCTGTGCACGCCATTGACTTCAATACCATCGGCCTTTTGGTCGGCATGATGATTATCGTGGGCATTACCCGCCGCACGGGGGTTTTCGAATACCTGGCCGTCAAGGCAGCCCGCCGGGCAAAGGGAGAACCTCTGCGCATCTTGGCTGCCCTTTCCCTGGTTACGGCGGTGCTTTCGGCTTTCCTGGATAACGTGACCACGGTGCTTTTAATTGTGCCGGTTACCTTTGCCATTGCCGGCCAGCTGCAGATCAGCCCCATACCCTTCCTGATTGCCGAAATCATTGCTTCCAACATCGGCGGCACGGCCACTTTAATTGGCGATCCGCCCAACATCATGATCGGCAGCCAGACCCATCTGGGGTTCATGGATTTCGTCATCAACCTGACGCCGGTAGTGGTGGTAATCTATATCCTGACCATATTCTGCCTGCGCATTATCTACCGCCGCCAGCTGGTGTCCCGGCCTGAACTGCAAGAAAAAATCATGCGGATGAATGAAAAGGATGAAATCAAGGACCCGGTGCTGCTGAAAAAATGTCTGGTGGTGCTGTGTCTTACCATTGCCGGTTTTGTGCTGCACCAGTTCCTGCACCTGGAGTCGTCGGTTATTGCCCTGTCCGGTGCCAGCCTGCTTTTGCTCCTGACCCGGGAGGACCCTGAGCACGTCCTTCACGCGGTGGAATGGCCGGTAATCTTCTTCTTCGTGGGACTGTTCATCGTAGTGGGGGCTCTGGAGAAAGTAGGCGTCATCGAGGCTGTGGCCCGCTTTTCCCTGGAAATCACCCGGGGACAGCTGATGCCGGCGGCCATGCTCATCCTGTGGGTTTCCGCCCTGGCCTCGGCCTTTGTGGATAACATTCCTTTCGTAGCCACCATGATCCCGCTGATCCATGACATGGGGCGCCTGGGCCAGATGGGTAATCTGGATCTTTTGTGGTGGGCCCTGTCCCTGGGGGCTTGTCTGGGTGGAAACGGTACCGCAATTGGTGCCTCCGCAAACGTGGTGGTTATCGGCATGGCCGAAAAGAGGGGAGTTCTCATCACCTTCATAAGCTACCTGAAGGTGGCCTTCCCCCTGATGCTCATGTCCATAATTGTGTCCACAGTTTATCTATTGTTCTGGTATCACTATCACGGTTTGATATCCCTGGTGGGCACCCTGGTGGTCGGAGTGGTGCTGGGGGTTTTGAGTATTCCCCTGAACAAATTTCTCTTCTCCGAAAACAAGCTGTCCCAGGGTGGGTTGGTTAAGCATAAGCAAATTTAG
- a CDS encoding fumarate hydratase, whose translation MTTASVNGELYSIVEDTAKSLYIKALKDLPPDVRQALQKAYETETEDTPKKVLSTMLEAIAISDDKQRLLCQDTGIPLYFVKVGSRLNIDIPRLQEAIVRGTERATVEHPLRSSVCHPIKRTNHQTSTGYRIPLINLDFVKDDDTLEILMVPKGSGSENMSFLKMLIPAEGIRGVKKFIIDSVLEAGANPCPPFVIGVGLGGTADLCVKLAKLAAVTRPLGSRNDDPDIAALEEELLEAVNQLGIGPMGLGGKTTALALNIEYAYTHITQNPVAVNIQCWPARRARAKIDAYGRVEFGY comes from the coding sequence ATGACAACCGCATCTGTTAACGGGGAACTTTATTCCATCGTTGAGGACACGGCGAAAAGTCTCTATATTAAAGCCCTTAAAGACTTGCCCCCCGATGTGCGGCAGGCCCTTCAAAAGGCTTATGAGACAGAAACGGAAGATACTCCCAAGAAAGTCTTATCCACCATGTTAGAAGCCATTGCCATATCCGATGACAAGCAGCGTCTGCTCTGCCAGGATACAGGTATCCCCCTTTACTTTGTAAAGGTGGGCAGCCGTCTTAATATTGACATCCCGCGCCTGCAGGAGGCCATCGTTCGCGGTACCGAAAGGGCTACCGTAGAGCACCCACTGCGCTCCAGCGTCTGTCATCCAATTAAGAGAACCAACCACCAGACCAGTACTGGTTATCGCATTCCCTTAATCAATCTGGATTTCGTTAAAGATGACGATACCCTGGAGATCTTAATGGTGCCCAAGGGTTCCGGTTCCGAGAACATGAGTTTTCTCAAGATGCTGATCCCTGCCGAGGGCATCCGGGGAGTCAAGAAATTTATTATCGATAGTGTGCTGGAAGCAGGAGCCAACCCCTGTCCGCCGTTTGTGATAGGCGTGGGACTGGGAGGTACGGCCGACCTCTGCGTCAAGCTGGCCAAGCTGGCTGCCGTAACCCGTCCCTTAGGTTCACGGAATGACGACCCCGACATTGCGGCCCTGGAAGAAGAATTACTCGAAGCAGTTAATCAGTTAGGTATTGGGCCTATGGGTTTGGGAGGAAAAACCACGGCCCTGGCCTTAAACATTGAATACGCCTATACCCATATAACCCAGAATCCGGTGGCTGTCAATATCCAGTGCTGGCCGGCGAGAAGAGCCAGGGCGAAAATTGATGCCTATGGCCGGGTGGAATTCGGGTATTAA
- a CDS encoding FumA C-terminus/TtdB family hydratase beta subunit, whose protein sequence is MAEYRLTTPLSEEDVRKLKVGDTVFLEGTIFGIRDANLIRMFEHNVPPPVDLTGAACIHTAPNVRKVNGGYEKVCIGTTTSSRMDRFTPGLMGQYGVRAIIGKAGMMEASMEAMKKYGGCYLAIVGGAASWETEKIQAIEGVWWEDLMPEAIWKFRVRDFGPLIVAMDSEGNNMYYQVKARARDKLADIYKRLGV, encoded by the coding sequence ATGGCCGAGTACAGACTGACCACGCCCTTGTCGGAAGAAGATGTCCGGAAGCTGAAGGTCGGCGATACAGTCTTTTTAGAAGGCACTATCTTCGGTATAAGGGACGCCAACCTCATACGCATGTTTGAGCACAATGTTCCGCCTCCGGTCGATCTTACCGGTGCTGCCTGTATTCATACCGCACCCAACGTGCGCAAGGTAAACGGCGGGTACGAAAAGGTTTGCATTGGGACTACCACCAGCTCCCGCATGGACCGGTTTACTCCCGGTCTAATGGGCCAGTATGGGGTGAGGGCAATCATCGGTAAGGCGGGAATGATGGAAGCCAGCATGGAGGCCATGAAAAAATACGGTGGTTGTTACCTGGCTATTGTAGGTGGCGCTGCTTCCTGGGAGACGGAAAAGATCCAGGCTATTGAAGGAGTTTGGTGGGAAGATTTAATGCCTGAGGCCATCTGGAAGTTCCGGGTTAGGGATTTCGGCCCTCTTATCGTAGCAATGGACTCGGAGGGTAACAATATGTACTACCAGGTAAAGGCCCGGGCACGGGACAAGCTTGCGGATATTTATAAGAGGCTTGGCGTTTGA
- the sdhC gene encoding succinate dehydrogenase, cytochrome b556 subunit, producing the protein MYTFKNRSQVWDTVGMWAWLFHRITGLALVFYIILHIVLMGTSLLRGPETFNSVLGFLMGSTLFLILDLLLAAAVLYHGLNGIRILLFDIGIGFNRQKEIFWVLMAAGLVIYLFLLWRVLPEIF; encoded by the coding sequence ATGTATACCTTTAAAAACAGAAGCCAGGTGTGGGATACCGTAGGCATGTGGGCCTGGTTGTTCCACCGGATTACCGGGCTGGCACTGGTTTTTTACATTATCTTGCACATAGTGCTGATGGGTACTTCCCTGCTGCGGGGACCGGAGACCTTTAATAGTGTGCTCGGTTTCCTGATGGGCAGTACATTGTTTTTAATACTGGATCTGCTGCTGGCTGCCGCAGTTCTTTATCATGGTTTAAATGGGATAAGAATTTTATTGTTTGACATTGGCATAGGATTTAACCGCCAGAAAGAGATTTTTTGGGTCCTGATGGCTGCAGGGCTGGTTATTTATCTATTCCTGTTATGGCGGGTATTGCCGGAAATCTTTTAG
- a CDS encoding succinate dehydrogenase/fumarate reductase iron-sulfur subunit — MTLNVKVFRFNPETDKVPRFDTFKIEEFPNMAVLDVVMNIQNYHDPTLAYRCSCRIGMCGSCAMYINGRPRLACRTQVSSLGTKDITIMPLPNLPIIRDLAVDMEPFFEKYKKIKPYLIPKQDLKEPVICKPDSGERELIDYMLECITCGACYGACTMVATDPHYLGPAALTRAYCLIADKRDAATRERLVIVEQSEGVWRCHTQFNCAEVCPKKIVPTQAIQQLKKRCVFKRLGLFRG; from the coding sequence TTGACTCTTAATGTTAAGGTGTTCCGATTCAATCCTGAGACAGATAAGGTGCCCAGGTTTGATACCTTTAAGATAGAAGAGTTTCCCAACATGGCCGTACTGGACGTGGTGATGAACATACAGAATTACCACGATCCCACTCTGGCCTACAGGTGTTCCTGCCGTATAGGTATGTGCGGTTCCTGCGCCATGTATATCAACGGCCGGCCCCGTTTGGCCTGCCGGACCCAGGTCAGTTCCCTGGGGACAAAGGATATCACCATTATGCCCCTTCCTAATTTACCCATTATCAGGGATTTGGCCGTAGATATGGAACCTTTCTTTGAAAAATATAAGAAAATAAAGCCCTACCTGATTCCCAAACAAGATCTAAAAGAGCCGGTAATTTGCAAGCCCGATTCCGGAGAAAGGGAATTAATCGATTACATGCTGGAATGTATTACCTGTGGGGCGTGCTATGGAGCTTGTACCATGGTGGCCACCGATCCCCATTACCTGGGACCTGCTGCCCTGACCAGAGCTTATTGCCTCATTGCCGATAAGCGCGACGCTGCAACTCGTGAGCGGCTGGTCATTGTGGAACAATCCGAAGGCGTCTGGCGGTGTCACACCCAGTTTAACTGTGCGGAAGTGTGTCCCAAGAAAATTGTCCCCACCCAGGCCATCCAGCAACTGAAGAAACGGTGTGTATTCAAGCGATTGGGGCTTTTCAGAGGATAA
- a CDS encoding FAD-binding protein, translating into MEEIKADILILGSGGAGLFAALHAYDSNPRLKIVLATKGLIGKCGCSRMVQGGYNVVLDPKDSVELHFKDTIKGGAFINNQELAWTLVNDAPKRIHEMETKIGCFFDRREDGRIHQKPFAGQSFDRTVHRGDLTGIEIIARATDQVFARDITVLEETRGLELLTNSNGDRVVGALLMNIRTGQFIVVNAKAVIVATGGSASMYKISAPSFDKTGDGMAMCWRAGAEFVDMEMLQFHPTGLLAGKSRLSGSVLEEGLRGAGGRLYNAIGERFMERYDPERLERSTRDRVARAGYMEIMAGRGTPAGGVLLDMSHLGAEFVESKFPGMCERVRDIGKDLAREPVEVSPTAHFQMGGVRIDVNCYSSLKGLFVAGEDAGGVHGANRLGGNGIADSTVFGARAGDAAAEFAQSQNWVPVDQVQVKMFTNNVLKFFGHADGPDVYQLRDELKNLMWEKVGVVRTGQKLEQALKRLAEMSEEVERAKLPTGSLRGYNLALNEILNLRNQLVVAQLVAASALYRKESRGSHYREDFPETDNQNWLCNIFMRKKGDGYFIETRPVKLTRLRPEDVVAK; encoded by the coding sequence ATGGAAGAAATTAAAGCCGATATATTAATCCTGGGTAGTGGGGGTGCCGGATTGTTTGCCGCCCTCCATGCTTACGACAGCAACCCGCGGCTTAAGATTGTGCTGGCCACGAAGGGGCTGATCGGTAAATGCGGGTGCAGCCGCATGGTGCAGGGTGGCTACAACGTGGTACTGGACCCTAAAGATTCTGTGGAACTGCATTTTAAGGACACCATTAAGGGCGGTGCGTTTATCAACAACCAGGAACTGGCCTGGACTTTAGTAAATGACGCCCCAAAACGTATTCATGAAATGGAAACCAAAATTGGCTGCTTTTTCGACCGGCGGGAAGACGGGCGTATTCACCAAAAGCCCTTTGCCGGGCAATCCTTCGACCGGACGGTACACCGGGGCGACCTGACCGGCATAGAAATTATTGCTCGGGCGACGGATCAGGTTTTTGCGCGCGATATTACCGTACTCGAAGAAACACGAGGTCTTGAACTGTTAACCAACAGCAATGGGGACCGGGTGGTTGGGGCCCTGCTGATGAATATTCGCACGGGCCAGTTCATCGTGGTCAACGCTAAAGCGGTAATTGTGGCCACCGGCGGCAGTGCCTCCATGTATAAAATTTCTGCCCCCTCTTTTGACAAAACCGGTGACGGAATGGCCATGTGCTGGCGTGCCGGGGCGGAATTTGTGGATATGGAAATGTTACAGTTCCACCCCACCGGGCTGCTGGCAGGTAAGTCCAGGTTGAGCGGCAGCGTGCTGGAGGAAGGCCTGCGGGGGGCTGGCGGCCGTCTCTACAATGCCATCGGAGAGCGGTTCATGGAGCGCTATGACCCGGAGAGACTGGAGCGTTCCACCCGTGACCGGGTAGCCCGGGCCGGTTATATGGAAATAATGGCCGGGCGGGGAACTCCGGCCGGTGGTGTTCTGCTGGACATGTCCCACCTGGGCGCCGAGTTTGTGGAAAGCAAGTTTCCCGGCATGTGCGAGCGGGTAAGGGACATTGGCAAGGACCTGGCCAGGGAACCGGTAGAAGTTAGCCCTACGGCCCACTTCCAGATGGGTGGAGTTAGGATTGATGTCAATTGTTACAGTTCCTTGAAAGGGTTATTTGTGGCCGGGGAAGATGCCGGCGGGGTGCATGGAGCAAACCGCCTGGGCGGTAATGGCATTGCCGACTCGACGGTTTTCGGTGCTCGGGCGGGAGATGCGGCTGCCGAATTTGCCCAAAGCCAGAATTGGGTTCCCGTTGATCAGGTCCAGGTAAAGATGTTCACCAATAATGTGCTCAAATTTTTTGGACACGCGGACGGTCCCGATGTGTATCAATTGCGGGATGAGCTCAAAAACTTAATGTGGGAGAAAGTAGGCGTAGTGCGCACCGGGCAGAAGCTGGAGCAGGCACTGAAAAGATTGGCCGAAATGTCAGAAGAGGTGGAAAGGGCCAAGCTTCCCACCGGTTCTTTGCGGGGCTACAACCTGGCTTTAAACGAAATACTCAATTTGCGAAACCAGCTGGTGGTAGCCCAGTTGGTGGCGGCAAGCGCCCTATATAGAAAAGAAAGCCGCGGTTCCCATTACCGTGAAGATTTTCCCGAAACCGATAACCAGAACTGGTTATGCAACATCTTTATGCGCAAAAAAGGAGATGGATATTTCATAGAAACACGCCCGGTAAAGCTCACCCGTCTCCGTCCGGAAGATGTGGTAGCGAAGTAG
- a CDS encoding SLC13 family permease: MVYLTLKLPGPLIRLFDRRYVGIYVSSLAFLILINVQFPDTISPLGARLTAVLASMLIIWVTESVDYSTSAFYLIGIFTLALADCPDPAGNGKPIGTREALAMSLSGFGSEAWILVTAALILASAVKESGLGERIAYWILLAAGPKPKNILLGMLLMSYLTSIFIPAQAANAALMCTVGLSIMEIYRIDKSDNFAKAVMLIVAFGTGIAGLGIQTSGAPTIQTANYLAEAGYPVKWLSWTIYGMPFSIVAGLVLYILICSRFPTKKLPGEIALIRQKLAAMGPVSARELKLAAIMLATTALWASEHKLHNIDSSTVSVLAVMTLFLPFNNITTWDRLVKNINWGILFLFGAAISLGQWLLKSGAASWMAQNTISLLNLQKLSLLPIVAVSVVFFSLMSLVFSARAAAVAALVPVAIGFAESFARSHGVTVWGCTLMFYYAIQYSVLLPVNTPMSMIAYSTETFSAREMLLTGAPLIVVLMLITLVFAKTYWHWLGLV, encoded by the coding sequence ATGGTCTATTTAACTTTAAAATTGCCTGGTCCGTTAATAAGGCTTTTCGACAGGAGATACGTTGGAATTTACGTATCGTCGCTGGCGTTCCTTATTCTTATCAACGTGCAGTTTCCGGACACCATAAGCCCGCTGGGGGCTAGGCTGACCGCCGTGCTGGCAAGCATGCTAATTATCTGGGTAACCGAATCGGTGGATTACTCCACCAGCGCCTTTTACCTGATAGGGATATTCACCCTGGCCCTGGCGGACTGTCCCGACCCGGCAGGCAACGGAAAACCCATCGGTACCAGGGAAGCACTGGCCATGTCTTTGAGCGGGTTTGGTTCGGAGGCCTGGATATTGGTAACCGCGGCTCTCATCCTGGCTTCGGCGGTTAAGGAGAGCGGCCTGGGCGAGCGCATCGCCTACTGGATTCTGCTGGCCGCCGGCCCCAAGCCGAAAAACATCCTGCTGGGAATGCTGCTGATGTCCTACCTGACAAGCATCTTTATTCCGGCCCAGGCGGCCAACGCGGCTTTAATGTGCACCGTCGGGCTAAGCATCATGGAGATATACAGGATAGACAAAAGCGACAACTTCGCCAAGGCGGTCATGCTCATCGTGGCATTCGGCACGGGCATTGCCGGCCTGGGCATACAGACATCGGGGGCGCCCACCATACAAACTGCGAACTACCTGGCGGAAGCTGGATACCCGGTCAAGTGGTTGTCCTGGACCATTTACGGAATGCCCTTTTCCATCGTCGCCGGCCTGGTATTGTATATCCTGATTTGTTCAAGGTTCCCCACCAAAAAACTGCCCGGCGAAATCGCACTAATCAGGCAAAAACTGGCGGCCATGGGCCCCGTGTCGGCCCGGGAACTGAAACTGGCGGCCATTATGCTGGCCACCACTGCGCTCTGGGCCAGCGAACACAAGCTACACAACATAGACAGCAGTACGGTTTCGGTTTTGGCAGTGATGACCCTGTTCCTGCCCTTTAACAACATTACCACCTGGGACCGGCTGGTCAAGAACATCAACTGGGGTATCCTGTTTCTTTTCGGCGCCGCCATCTCCCTGGGACAGTGGCTGTTAAAAAGCGGCGCTGCCTCCTGGATGGCCCAGAACACCATTAGCCTGCTCAACCTGCAAAAACTAAGCCTGCTCCCCATTGTAGCCGTATCGGTGGTCTTTTTTTCACTGATGTCGCTTGTCTTTTCGGCCAGGGCGGCAGCGGTGGCCGCCCTGGTCCCGGTGGCCATAGGATTTGCCGAAAGCTTTGCCCGGTCCCACGGTGTAACGGTGTGGGGCTGCACCCTTATGTTCTATTATGCGATCCAATATTCCGTCTTGCTGCCAGTGAATACTCCCATGTCTATGATCGCTTACTCCACCGAGACCTTTTCTGCCAGGGAAATGCTGCTCACCGGCGCACCATTGATCGTAGTCCTGATGCTGATCACCCTTGTTTTCGCAAAAACCTACTGGCACTGGCTGGGCCTTGTTTAG